A window of the Brassica napus cultivar Da-Ae chromosome C5, Da-Ae, whole genome shotgun sequence genome harbors these coding sequences:
- the LOC125587850 gene encoding uncharacterized protein LOC125587850, translating to MSGNDYSRYLSTGGKKSSGSKKSSGSTKSSSRHTNLGSSSSSQMAESLAVPNSQTQASPPAPAPAPPDPAPAPAAPAPASAAPAPAAAAPAPDPAADLASINMILASPGHDRLPHLHPDRPPNTLWFDDDVSVAASVRQIFERDFKEPHANWKQTPGDVARRWFESFAQMFHWDSGITSLVRNSFEAKLKLQLTRQVSRWKSNWRKKGDAAMPLWFDPNVWAGLVAYWLDPESEVRSCNSRAARYSDPDGHGPSKHRSGQTSFRARAPVIAEQTGCSIPDLLGVLEITKRNPDGSFVDGKSEQLYNDVTSKFQELSQAASDDPESTGSSGLSPMEKNKIYCEFAPRKKGRLYGVGSLNTSLRSVPASFPSSSTRDQSLEKIIYDQAQKIESQGNEISKLYKIVRHLASKDSTVADILQSEDVSSASGDDDESDAI from the exons ATGTCAGGAAATGATTATAGCCGCTATCTATCTACTGGTGGTAAGAAGAGTTCTGGTAGTAAGAAGAGTTCTGGTAGTACGAAGAGTTCATCCCGTCATACCAATCTGGGTAGTTCTTCTAGTTCCCAGATGGCCGAGAGTTTGGCTGTTCCTAATAGCCAGACGCAAGCTTCCCCTCCAGCTCCCGCCCCAGCTCCTCCAGATCCCGCCCCAGCTCCTGCAGCTCCCGCCCCAGCTTCTGCAGCTCCCGCCCCAGCTGCAGCTGCTCCCGCCCCAGACCCGGCGGCAGATTTAGCGTCAATCAATATGATTTTGGCTAGTCCTGGACATGATCGTCTTCCTCACCTCCATCCAGATCGCCCTCCAAATACGCTTTG GTTTGATGACGATGTAAGCGTTGCTGCATCGGTCCGTCAAATCTTTGAAAGAGATTTCAAAGAACCGCATGCTAATTGGAAGCAAACCCCCGGGGATGTTGCGAGACGTTGGTTTGAATCCTTTGCG CAAATGTTTCATTGGGATTCCGGTATAACATCCCTCGTTCGCAACTCTTTCGAGGCTAAATTGAAACTCCAGTTGACTCGCCAAGTTAGTCGGTGGAAGAGTAACTGGCGGAAAAAAGGCGATGCAGCTATGCCTTTGTGGTTTGACCCAAATGTTTGGGCTGGTCTTGTTGCTTATTGGTTAGATCCAGAATCTGAAGTCCGGAGTTGTAACAGTCGGGCAGCTCGTTACTCTGATCCTGATGGACATGGACCGTCTAAGCATCGTTCAGGTCAGACTTCCTTCAGGGCCCGTGCACCAGTGATT GCTGAGCAAACTGGATGTTCTATTCCAGACTTGCTTGGGGTTCTCGAGATCACTAAACGAAACCCGGATGGTTCTTTTGTTGATGGCAAATCTGAGCAGCTCTACAACGATGTGACATCTAAATTTCAGGAATTATCTCAGGCTGCTAGTGATGATCCCGAGAGCACTGGTTCTAGTGGCCTCTCTCCAATGGAAAAGAACAAGATCTATTGTGAG TTCGCTCCCCGCAAAAAGGGACGACTGTATGGAGTGGGTTCTCTAAATACATCTTTACGATCTGTTCCTGCTTCGTTTCCTTCTAGCAGTACTAGAGACCAATCTTTGGAGAAGATCATCTATGACCAAGCTCAAAAGATTGAGAGCCAGGGAAATGAAATTTCGAAGCTGTACAAGATCGTTCGTCATCTCGCTAGCAAAGACTCTACCGTGGCCGACATTCTCCAGTCTGAAGACGTGTCTTCTGcttctggtgatgatgatgaatctgatgctatTTAG
- the LOC106398087 gene encoding uncharacterized protein LOC106398087 isoform X2, whose protein sequence is MSQLLLQRLSKFSPRNSSLIYEKARRVLSSSAATNPYVSLEISADLNEGGGTIIGSVLLFDAAKQDVLTVEKTIPEEMIVEGKGVGASHGWLFMEDQRDRSLSVTDVLNPLASKRETTVIPLPPLASLQLCQSKVGWNVAMSSSPPDEDDEDDWVVAIKFLGGQLSLCRPRRDLRWTNIQTPLLGYLDNSNLMYSKRDQCFYLPSPGGHHLFSYDIKDKDHPNPKFHVLQFRDLPELPQSEWEILVSSCYRTEYLVESASTGEHFLVKRYIQTYLKNGQDYKTKQFMVFREEETLEGGRYMCYTDNIGDVCIFLSSSEAFCVQASSFPGLKPNSIYYIGQGFGIYNITNGNSTPFQGAPAKLSASFWLPPFSI, encoded by the exons ATGTCTCAGCTTCTCCTCCAACGACTCTCCAAATTCTCTCCCCGTAACAGTTCACTC ATTTATGAGAAGGCTAGGAGGGTGTTGTCATCGTCAGCAGCCACCAACCCGTATGTATCACTGGAGATAAGTGCTGATTTGAATGAGGGTGGAGGAACAATCATTGGAAGTGTCCTCCTGTTCGACGCAGCTAAGCAAGATGTGCTCACGGTGGAGAAAACAATACCAGAAGAGATGATCGTTGAGGGGAAAGGAGTCGGAGCTTCCCACGGATGGTTATTTATGGAAGACCAACGCGATCGTTCCCTAAGTGTCACTGACGTTTTAAACCCTTTAGCTTCCAAGAGAGAAACGACAGTGATTCCTCTGCCTCCGCTTGCTTCTTTGCAACTTTGCCAATCTAAGGTTGGCTGGAATGTGGCAATGTCCTCTTCTCCTCCTGATGAAGACGATGAGGATGATTGGGTGGTTGCTATCAAGTTCTTAGGTGGACAGCTTAGTCTCTGTAGGCCCCGTCGTGACCTCCGTTGGACTAATATCCAAACCCCTTTATTAGGCTACTTAGATAACTCAAATCTCATGTATTCCAAGAGAGACCAATGCTTCTACTTGCCTTCTCCTGGAGGTCACCACTTGTTCTCCTATGATATAAAAGACAAGGATCATCCCAATCCCAAGTTCCATGTGTTGCAGTTTCGTGATCTGCCCGAGTTGCCTCAATCCGAATGGGAGATTTTGGTGAGTTCGTGTTACAGGACAGAATATCTGGTGGAGTCAGCCTCCACTGGTGAACATTTCCTCGTCAAACG GTACATCCAGACGTATCTCAAGAACGGGCAGGACTACAAAACGAAGCAGTTCATGGTATTTAGAGAGGAGGAGACGTTGGAAGGAGGAAGATACATGTGTTACACTGACAACATTGGCGATGTGTGCATCTTTCTTTCAAGTAGTGAGGCTTTCTGCGTCCAAGCGAGCTCTTTCCCTGGTCTCAAGCCTAACTCCATCTACTATATAGGCCAAGGATTTGGTATTTACAATATTACCAACGGAAACTCCACTCCTTTTCAAGGTGCACCAGCCAAGCTCTCCGCCTCTTTCTGGCTTCCCCCATTTTCTATCTAG
- the LOC106398087 gene encoding uncharacterized protein LOC106398087 isoform X1, which translates to MSQLLLQRLSKFSPRNSSLIYEKARRVLSSSAATNPYVSLEISADLNEGGGTIIGSVLLFDAAKQDVLTVEKTIPEEMIVEGKGVGASHGWLFMEDQRDRSLSVTDVLNPLASKRETTVIPLPPLASLQLCQSKVGWNVAMSSSPPDEDDEDDWVVAIKFLGGQLSLCRPRRDLRWTNIQTPLLGYLDNSNLMYSKRDQCFYLPSPGGHHLFSYDIKDKDHPNPKFHVLQFRDLPELPQSEWEILVSSCYRTEYLVESASTGEHFLVKRYLYLFLTLLATFVINFVTETSFLRYIQTYLKNGQDYKTKQFMVFREEETLEGGRYMCYTDNIGDVCIFLSSSEAFCVQASSFPGLKPNSIYYIGQGFGIYNITNGNSTPFQGAPAKLSASFWLPPFSI; encoded by the exons ATGTCTCAGCTTCTCCTCCAACGACTCTCCAAATTCTCTCCCCGTAACAGTTCACTC ATTTATGAGAAGGCTAGGAGGGTGTTGTCATCGTCAGCAGCCACCAACCCGTATGTATCACTGGAGATAAGTGCTGATTTGAATGAGGGTGGAGGAACAATCATTGGAAGTGTCCTCCTGTTCGACGCAGCTAAGCAAGATGTGCTCACGGTGGAGAAAACAATACCAGAAGAGATGATCGTTGAGGGGAAAGGAGTCGGAGCTTCCCACGGATGGTTATTTATGGAAGACCAACGCGATCGTTCCCTAAGTGTCACTGACGTTTTAAACCCTTTAGCTTCCAAGAGAGAAACGACAGTGATTCCTCTGCCTCCGCTTGCTTCTTTGCAACTTTGCCAATCTAAGGTTGGCTGGAATGTGGCAATGTCCTCTTCTCCTCCTGATGAAGACGATGAGGATGATTGGGTGGTTGCTATCAAGTTCTTAGGTGGACAGCTTAGTCTCTGTAGGCCCCGTCGTGACCTCCGTTGGACTAATATCCAAACCCCTTTATTAGGCTACTTAGATAACTCAAATCTCATGTATTCCAAGAGAGACCAATGCTTCTACTTGCCTTCTCCTGGAGGTCACCACTTGTTCTCCTATGATATAAAAGACAAGGATCATCCCAATCCCAAGTTCCATGTGTTGCAGTTTCGTGATCTGCCCGAGTTGCCTCAATCCGAATGGGAGATTTTGGTGAGTTCGTGTTACAGGACAGAATATCTGGTGGAGTCAGCCTCCACTGGTGAACATTTCCTCGTCAAACGGTATTTATACCTTTTTTTAACTCTGCTAGCTACTTTTGTTATCAACTTTGTGACTGAAACATCATTCCTCAGGTACATCCAGACGTATCTCAAGAACGGGCAGGACTACAAAACGAAGCAGTTCATGGTATTTAGAGAGGAGGAGACGTTGGAAGGAGGAAGATACATGTGTTACACTGACAACATTGGCGATGTGTGCATCTTTCTTTCAAGTAGTGAGGCTTTCTGCGTCCAAGCGAGCTCTTTCCCTGGTCTCAAGCCTAACTCCATCTACTATATAGGCCAAGGATTTGGTATTTACAATATTACCAACGGAAACTCCACTCCTTTTCAAGGTGCACCAGCCAAGCTCTCCGCCTCTTTCTGGCTTCCCCCATTTTCTATCTAG
- the BNAC05G22190D gene encoding uncharacterized protein BNAC05G22190D, producing the protein MSHLLLSRLSNLSPSGHSLLHKTIRLFSSSSTSPCFPLCVVEKDSPGNGGMVGDVHLFDAATEGLVTVTDKTIPEVITNGGIVVGASHGWLFFKDRHDHSVYVTDFYNSLAFKTNATMIPMPTFTALHLCQTEVVWNVAMSTSPGQQEDEDDWVVGIKFLGNQLSFCRPRRDLRWTNVSSPFKMFNNSNLMFSKRDKTFNLPAPVGNYLCSWDIQFHKDGYPAPKIHKLLFHNLPQLPQSMWELLDSCPREDHWVESPSGESFLVKWYSRVSLSPSLSTLPIVMVFREEDRKDGIIKMCYTEDIGDICIFLSKSEAFCVPASSCPGLKPNSIYVADRVFSVYDLTTKTFHHFKYPIDAPEKISRVPCWLPPVSV; encoded by the exons ATGTCTCACCTTCTTCTCTCCcgactctccaacctctctcccAGCGGCCACTCGCTC TTGCACAAGACCATTCGCTTGTTTTCATCGTCTTCGACCAGCCCCTGTTTTCCGCTTTGCGTCGTGGAGAAAGACTCGCCGGGCAACGGCGGCATGGTCGGAGACGTCCACTTGTTCGATGCGGCCACGGAAGGGTTAGTCACAGTCACTGACAAAACTATACCCGAAGTAATCACTAACGGCGGTATTGTGGTCGGAGCTTCTCATGGATGGTTGTTTTTCAAAGACCGGCACGATCATTCCGTATATGTGACCGATTTTTACAACTCTTTGGCTTTCAAAACAAACGCAACGATGATTCCTATGCCTACATTTACTGCTCTCCACCTTTGCCAAACTGAAGTTGTCTGGAATGTGGCAATGTCGACTTCTCCTGGTCagcaagaagatgaagatgattgGGTAGTTGGTATCAAGTTCTTGGGTAACCAGCTGAGTTTCTGCAGGCCCCGTCGTGACCTGCGGTGGACCAACGTCTCATCTCCTTTTAAAATGTTCAACAACTCAAATCTCATGTTCTCAAAGAGagataaaacatttaatttgcCTGCTCCCGTAGGCAACTACTTGTGCTCCTGGGATATCCAGTTCCACAAGGATGGATACCCTGCCCCTAAGATCCATAAGCTGCTTTTTCACAACCTTCCCCAGTTGCCCCAGTCCATGTGGGAGCTCTTGGATTCGTGTCCCAGAGAGGATCACTGGGTGGAGTCACCATCGGGGGAATCCTTCCTCGTAAAATG GTACTCCCGTGTCTCACTGTCCCCTAGCTTGTCTACATTGCCGATAGTTATGGTGTTCAGAGAGGAAGACAGAAAGGATGGAATAATAAAGATGTGTTACACAGAGGACATTGGAGATATTTGCATCTTCCTTTCAAAGAGTGAGGCCTTCTGCGTCCCGGCTAGTTCTTGCCCTGGTCTCAAGCCTAACTCCATTTATGTCGCTGACCGTGTATTTTCTGTGTACGATCTCACCACCAAAACCTTCCATCATTTTAAATACCCCATAGATGCACCAGAGAAGATTTCCCGCGTCCCTTGTTGGCTTCCACCCGTTTCAGTCTAA
- the LOC106398086 gene encoding disease resistance protein ADR1-like produces MDFCVVRGNERLDWFDMELPKKEVLILNFSSDKYVLPPFICKMGSLKALVIINNSMSFACLHGFPLSANLAKLRSLWLERVHVPELSSSTISLRNLHKTHLILCKMNNSFDRMDLDISNIFPSLSNFTIDHCYDFVKLSTICEIVSLNSLSITNCPRILVLPKNLSKLQSLQTLRLYACLELKDLPVEICELPCLEYLDISQCDSINSLPEEIGNLKKLEKIDMRECPLWGLPGSVDALESLRHVICDTEASYMWEEVKKAVPGLCIEVAEKWTKCYSLEWLDE; encoded by the coding sequence ATGGATTTTTGTGTTGTCAGGGGAAATGAACGACTGGATTGGTTTGACATGGAACTACCTAAGAAAGAAGTTTTGATACTGAACTTTTCTTCAGACAAGTACGTCTTGCCACCGTTTATTTGTAAGATGGGTAGCCTCAAGGCGCTTGTGATCATCAACAATTCCATGTCTTTTGCGTGTCTACATGGCTTCCCACTCTCGGCCAATTTGGCCAAGCTGAGGAGTCTCTGGCTCGAGAGGGTTCACGTTCCTGAACTCTCTAGCAGTACCATTTCACTGAGAAACCTTCACAAGACGCATCTGATCCTTTGTAAGATGAACAACAGCTTTGATCGAATGGATTTGGATATTTCCAACATCTTCCCAAGCTTGTCTAATTTCACAATCGATCACTGTTATGATTTTGTGAAACTCTCGACCATTTGTGAGATCGTCTCTCTCAACTCCCTCAGCATAACCAACTGTCCGCGCATTCTTGTACTGCCAAAGAATCTGAGTAAACTACAGTCCCTTCAAACTCTTCGGCTATATGCTTGCCTCGAGCTGAAAGACCTACCAGTCGAAATTTGTGAGCTGCCGTGCCTAGAGTACCTTGACATTTCACAGTGTGACAGCATAAATTCTCTTCCTGAAGAGATTGGGAACctaaagaaacttgagaaaatCGACATGAGAGAGTGCCCTTTATGGGGTTTACCGGGTTCTGTAGATGCACTCGAATCTCTCCGCCATGTGATTTGCGATACGGAGGCTTCGTATATGTGGGAGGAAGTCAAAAAGGCAGTTCCAGGACTTTGCATCGAAGTCGCTGAGAAATGGACCAAATGTTACAGCTTGGAATGGCTGGACGAGTAA
- the LOC106402199 gene encoding peroxisome biogenesis protein 7: MPMFKAPFNGYSVKFSPFYESRLAVATAQNFGILGNGRIHVLELSPGGPGVTESIAFDTADAVYDVCWSESHDSVLIAAIGDGSVKIYDTALPPPSNPIRSFQEHAREVHSVDYNPTRRDSFLTASWDDTMKLWAMDRPASIRTFKEHAYCVYQAVWNPKHGDIFASASGDCTLRIWDVREPGSTMIIPAHDFEILSCDWNKYDDCVLATSSVDKTIKVWDVRSYRAPLAVLNGHGYAVRKVKFSPHRRNLIASCSYDMTVCLWDYMVEDALVGRYDHHTEFAVGIDMSVLVEGLMASTGWDELVYVWQQGMDPRAS, from the coding sequence ATGCCGATGTTCAAGGCGCCGTTCAACGGCTACTCAGTGAAATTCAGCCCTTTCTACGAGTCCCGCCTCGCCGTCGCCACAGCTCAGAACTTCGGAATCCTCGGAAACGGCCGGATCCACGTCCTCGAGCTCTCTCCCGGAGGTCCCGGCGTCACAGAGTCCATCGCCTTCGACACAGCCGACGCAGTCTACGACGTCTGCTGGTCAGAATCTCACGACTCCGTACTCATCGCCGCCATCGGCGACGGCTCCGTGAAGATCTACGACACAGCGCTCCCGCCTCCCTCCAATCCCATCCGATCGTTCCAAGAACACGCGCGTGAGGTTCACTCGGTTGATTACAACCCCACACGCCGCGATTCTTTCCTCACGGCGTCGTGGGACGATACGATGAAGCTGTGGGCCATGGATCGTCCGGCGAGCATCAGGACTTTCAAGGAGCACGCGTATTGCGTTTACCAAGCGGTTTGGAACCCTAAGCATGGAGACATCTTCGCCTCTGCTTCCGGCGACTGTACCCTGAGGATATGGGATGTGAGAGAGCCTGGCTCCACCATGATCATCCCTGCTCATGACTTCGAGATACTGTCGTGTGATTGGAACAAGTACGATGATTGTGTTTTAGCGACTTCTTCGGTGGATAAGACGATTAAGGTGTGGGATGTGAGGAGTTACAGGGCTCCTTTGGCTGTGCTCAATGGGCATGGGTATGCGGTGAGGAAGGTGAAGTTCTCGCCGCATAGGAGGAACTTGATTGCTTCTTGCTCTTATGATATGACTGTGTGCCTTTGGGACTATATGGTGGAGGATGCTTTGGTGGGTCGGTATGACCATCACACTGAGTTTGCCGTTGGGATTGATATGAGTGTTCTTGTTGAAGGTTTGATGGCGAGTACAGGTTGGGACGAGCTTGTTTATGTTTGGCAGCAAGGGATGGATCCAAGAGCTAGTTGA
- the BNAC05G22220D gene encoding uncharacterized protein At2g34160, translated as MEGITEGVKSMSLGVDTQKKNRIQVSNTKKPLFFYVNLAKRYMQQYTDVELSALGMAIATVVTVAEILKNNGFAVEKKIMTMTVDIKGDSRGRPVQKAKIEITLAKSDKFDELMAAANEEKEAAEAQEQN; from the exons ATGGAAGGGATCACAGAAGGAGTAAAGAGCATGAGCTTGGGCGTTGATACCCAGAAGAAGAATCGGATTCAGGTTTCCAACACTAAGAAACCATTGTTCTTCTACGTCAATCTCGCCAAG AGGTACATGCAGCAGTACACCGATGTGGAGTTGTCTGCACTTGGAATGG CCATTGCTACTGTTGTAACCGTAGCTGAGATATTGAAGAACAATGGTTTTGCTGTTGAAAAGA AGATCATGACTATGACTGTGGATATCAAGGGCGATTCAAGAGGACGTCCTGTGCAGAAAGCCAAG ATTGAGATAACGCTCGCTAAGTCTGACAAGTTTGATGAGTTAATGGCTGCGGCCAATGAGGAGAAGGAGGCTGCAGAAGCTCAAGAGCAGAActga
- the LOC106402263 gene encoding SAP30-binding protein: MASKKKHSEGIALLSVYSDEDDEEMEDAEEEEEEQRNQKEAERTEEGQQEGANFMDEEKKRGEEDSGTPKVVIDGGASSAHATPRSLDNDEPDWSSPMNFESERAVDDTSGESTDTLLDQFLPPRPKDKCSEELQRKIDKFLSLKKMGKSFNNEVRNRKEYRNPDFLLHAVSYQDIDQTGSCFSKYVFDPNGYDLSDFCDAIELDMKRERERKEQESKKNQRLDFVSVGTQPGAVFASQKPNIPIPGVPALATTGLPSVPTDIAARDGRPNKKSKWDKVDGDVKNPPLAAGTNAAPVSGASAGSGYSAFAQQRRREVEGRKSSERKLERRS; this comes from the exons ATGGCGTCGAAGAAGAAGCACTCTGAAGGAATCGCTTTACTCTCCGTTTACAGTGACGAGGATGACGAAGAGATGGAAGACgccgaggaagaggaagaagagcagAGAAATCAGAAAGAAGCCGAACGAACTGAAGAGGGTCAGCAAGAAGGAGCCAACTTCATGGACGAGGAGAaaaaaagaggagaagaagattcTGGAACGCCTAAGGTCGTCATCGATGGTGGAGCTTCCAGCGCTCACGCGACGCCTCGTTCACTCGACAACGACGAACCCGACTGGAGTAGTCCAATGAATTTCGAGTCTGAGAGAGCAGTAGATGATACCTCAGGGGAAAGCACTGATACGTTGTTGGATCAGTTCCTTCCTCCACGACCCAAAGACAAGTGCTCCGAGGAGCTTCAA AGGAAAATAGATAAGTTTCTGAGCTTGAAGAAGATGGGGAAGAGCTTCAATAATGAAGTGCGGAATAGAAAGGAATATAGGAATCCTGACTTCTTGTTGCATGCTGTCAGTTATCAAGATATTGACCAGACTGGTTCTTGCTTCAGTAAATACGTTTTTGATCCTAATGGTTATGATCTGAGTGACTTCTGTGATGCAATAG AACTTGACATGAAGCGTGAGAGGGAAAGGAAGGAACAAGAAAGCAAGAAGAACCAAAGGCTTGACTTTGTTTCTGTTGGCACTCAACCCGGGGCGGTATTTGCTTCTCAAAAGCCTAACATCCCCATCCCAG GTGTTCCAGCTTTAGCTACTACTGGATTGCCCTCCGTACCAACTGATATCGCTGCTCGTGATGGTAGACCGAACAAGAAATCCAAATGGGATAAG GTTGATGGGGATGTGAAGAATCCACCTCTAGCAGCTGGGACTAATGCAGCTCCTGTATCCGGTGCAAGTGCTGGTTCTGGATACTCAGCTTTCGC GCAACAACGGAGGCGAGAGGTGGAAGGAAGAAAATCTTCAGAGAGGAAACTGGAGAGACGAAGTTGA